One stretch of Miscanthus floridulus cultivar M001 chromosome 18, ASM1932011v1, whole genome shotgun sequence DNA includes these proteins:
- the LOC136523991 gene encoding uncharacterized protein: protein MVDGKHPTGGILEEDLHPCQRLRILGHFRKEPLTFKVVNFLGVYHALLGQPCFAKFMAIPNYTYHKLKMPSPKGVITIEGSFELAYHYEQDYVAQAAALVAPYAPDGPGHDKGRVPMEEAAKAMAMLNQPSIGKAVKTSGSRNGSTSPSIRALGPLEGVDPIQVSFNLSP, encoded by the exons ATGGTGGACGGCAAGCACCCTACTGGTGGCATCCTAGAGGAGGATCTCCATCCATGCCAGCGCCTCCGCATCCTAGG ACACTTCCGTAAGGAGCCGCTCACCTTCAAGGTCGTCAACTTCCTCGGTGTCTACCATGCCCTCCTCGGTCAACCATgctttgccaagttcatggccatccccaactacacctaccacaagctcaagatgcctagcccgaagggggtcatcaccatcgagggCAGCTTTGAGCTAGCCTACCACTACGAGCAAGACTACGTAGCCCAAGCGGCCGCACTCGTTGCCCCCTATGCTCCCGATGGCCCTGGCCATGATAAAGGAAGGGTGCCGATGGAGGAAGCAGCCAAGGCAATGGCGATGCTCAACCAACCGAGCATTGGCAAGGCGGTCAAGACCTCTGGCAGTCGCAATGGCTCAACTAGCCCCTCCATCCGGGCCCTCGGCCCCCTAGAAGGGGTTGACCCGATCCAGGTGAGTTTcaacctttccccatga